A single genomic interval of Pomacea canaliculata isolate SZHN2017 linkage group LG5, ASM307304v1, whole genome shotgun sequence harbors:
- the LOC112563953 gene encoding uncharacterized protein LOC112563953, which yields MSSAISTGNALYIQNGTDPVSHSIHIPMRETGLATTSWTKGHCFAYMGMHYWHNLTADMSCEYFFPAFLLYNKGALTAFGWATGLGLTSKRFEHPPHAAFSSFLNPVPLCLNQYAQLSTMHIYFTSDPTAIAC from the exons ATGAGTTCAGCTATCA GTACCGGAAATGCTCTTTACATCCAGAACGGCACGGACCCTGTCTCGCACTCCATTCACATCCCAATGAGGGAGACTGGTCTGGCAACCACCAGCTGGACCAAGGGGCATTGCTTTGCCTACATGG GCATGCACTATTGGCACAACCTCACCGCTGACATGAGCTGCGAATATTTCTTCCCGGCCTTCCTTCTGTACAACAAGGGGGCGCTGACGGCCTTCGGGTGGGCCACGGGCCTGGGCCTGACCTCCAAGCGCTTTGAGCATCCGCCTCACGCCGCCTTCTCG TCTTTTCTGAATCCCGTGCCGCTGTGTCTGAACCAATACGCCCAGCTGTCCACCATGCACATCTACTTCACCTCTGACCCCACCGCCATCGCGTGCTGA
- the LOC112563954 gene encoding uncharacterized protein LOC112563954, with protein sequence MSVSRSIPANEVVRCHRPLVFLAEWDSRSVDTSPGTTFQWQLGGGQINLNVNAAVYDIDLTEAKDSDISTLHSRGRKVICYFSAGTWEDYRHDVSGLPQSVLGNRLENWPHERYWDIRAQAVRDVIRGRLDLAKQRGCDAVDPDNVDSYANNNGLRLTRTDQLFFNKWLAGEAHTRGLSVGLKNAVDLVQELEPSFDWALNEGCVHYNECGVYQAFLSHNKAVFHVEYVDNHNQGASKRTSVCNSPHRPVGFTSLIKDWDLTDWYIAC encoded by the exons ATGTCGGTCTCCAGGAGTATTCCTGCAAATGAAGTTGTCCGTTGCCATCGTCCTCTTGTGTTCCTTGCTGAATGGGACTCAAGGAGTGTGGACACCAGCCCTGGTACCACCTTCCAGTGGCAGCTCGGGGGAGGTCAGATAAACCTCAATGTCAACGCTGCTGTCTACGACATCGATCTGACAGAGGCTAAAGACTCCGACATCAGCACCTTGCACAG TCGGGGTCGCAAGGTTATCTGCTATTTCTCAGCGGGAACCTGGGAAGATTACCGCCATGACGTCAGCGGTCTTCCACAATCTGTCCTCGGCAACCGACTGGAGAACTGGCCCCATGAGCGGTACTGGGACATTCGAG CCCAGGCAGtgcgtgacgtcatcagaggCCGGCTGGACCTGGCCAAGCAGCGAGGCTGCGATGCCGTGGATCCGGACAACGTCGACAGTTATGCCAACAACAACGGCCTGCGGCTGACACGGACAGACCAGCTGTTCTTCAACAAATGGCTGGCTGGGG AGGCTCACACTCGCGGACTGTCCGTGGGGCTCAAGAACGCCGTGGACTTGGTCCAGGAACTGGAGCCGAGCTTTGACTGGGCTCTCAACGAGGGGTGCGTCCACTACAACGAGTGTGGAGTTTACCAGGCCTTCCTGTCTCACAACAAG GCAGTGTTCCACGTGGAGTACGTGGACAACCACAACCAAGGAGCCAGTAAGCGAACCAGCGTCTGCAACAGTCCTCACCGTCCTGTCGGGTTCACCTCCCTCATCAAGGACTGGGACCTCACTGACTGGTACATCGCCTGCTGA